The following are encoded together in the Myxocyprinus asiaticus isolate MX2 ecotype Aquarium Trade chromosome 7, UBuf_Myxa_2, whole genome shotgun sequence genome:
- the LOC127443765 gene encoding A disintegrin and metalloproteinase with thrombospondin motifs 1-like — protein MYFLRVILGFTAALCVNAAESAWEESTVVPVRLDSYDTEPTHTAEAREKESEKRIYRLDAFGKRMILVLEPDQTFLAPGFVFQMVGKPESEEFDSDGDARCFFSGTVNGEELSAAAINLCNGLRGGFYVGGEEYFIQPSNASGDTQSSDGDTHTIRRRKRGFLTEENGSKCGVNEEEEKVPEKPDASKSNPEPMPHDSKAHQRSRRFVSTPRYLEIMIVADQSMAEFHGAGLKPYLLTIMAVASRLYRHATIHNSITLAVVKLLVVYEEEHGPQVSSNAALTLRNFCQWQRQHNPSSDRHPEHYDTAVLFTRQDLCGAHSCDTLGMADVGTVCDPDRSCSIIEDDGLQAAFTVAHELGHVFNMPHDDAKQCASINGDHWSSHMMASTLSNLDQLQPWSPCSALMVTSFLDNGHGQCLLDKPQRSQQLPQALPGTVYDADRQCRLTFGEESQHCPDLSTTCAALWCTVTTANGLLVCQTKNFPWADGTPCGSSSYCMAGQCLSKIEAAKYQTPVNGGWGTWGPWGECSRTCGGGVQYSFRDCDNPLPKNGGKYCEGKRIQYRSCNTKICPDSNGLTFREEQCLAHNDISSQLSFGSIEAVEWVPKYAGVSPKDRCKLVCRAKGTGYFFVLKPKVADGTPCTPDSTSVCVQGQCVKAGCDRVIGSNKRFDKCGICGGDGSTCKKVSGSVERARPGYQDVVTIPAGATHLDVKQRSIGGRRNDNSYLAVRRQDGTYLLNGDYKLTTLETDISLRGALLRYSGSSATLERLRSFAPLPEPLTIQVLTVGEYPRPRVKYSYFAPRPASGPSGSNRPSINAIREAGDAEWTLREWGPCSQTCGGGVQKRDVLCLDAHGRQSKDCPGELRPASSQPCAVQACPSWLLGEWSACSKACGRGFRKRPLRCIGHDSRTLPHESCNAKDRPRPLLDLCNQTPC, from the exons atgtattttttacgCGTTATACTGGGTTTCACTGCAGCTCTGTGCGTAAACGCGGCAGAGAGCGCATGGGAGGAGAGCACGGTGGTACCAGTTCGGCTCGACTCTTACGACACCGAACCGACCCATACGGCAGAAGCACGGGAAAAGGAATCGGAGAAACGCATCTACCGGTTGGACGCCTTTGGAAAGCGGATGATCTTGGTGCTGGAACCGGACCAGACCTTTTTAGCGCCTGGGTTTGTGTTCCAGATGGTGGGGAAACCGGAGAGCGAGGAGTTCGACAGCGACGGAGATGCGCGGTGCTTCTTCTCGGGAACCGTGAACGGTGAAGAACTTTCCGCCGCGGCGATCAATCTGTGCAATGGATTGCGGGGCGGCTTCTACGTCGGCGGTGAAGAGTATTTCATTCAACCTTCAAACGCCAGTGGAGACACGCAGTCTTCAGATGGAGACACCCACACCATTCGCCGAAGAAAACGGGGGTTCCTGACTGAGGAGAACGGTTCTAAGTGTGGCGTCaatgaagaggaggagaaggtcCCCGAGAAACCAGATGCGAGCAAATCAAATCCAGAGCCAATGCCACACGACTCTAAAG CACACCAGAGATCTCGTCGCTTTGTGTCCACTCCTCGCTATTTGGAGATCATGATTGTGGCAGACCAGTCAATGGCAGAGTTTCAtggtgctggcctcaaaccctaCCTGCTAACCATCATGGCTGTGGCATCTCGTCTTTATCGTCATGCTACAATTCATAATTCAATCACTCTGGCTGTTGTGAAGCTGCTGGTTGTGTATGAGGAAGAGCATGGCCCCCAGGTCTCATCCAATGCTGCACTTACCCTTAGGAACTTCTGCCAGTGGCAAAGACAGCACAACCCTTCAAGTGACCGCCACCCGGAGCACTATGACACAGCAGTACTCTTTACCAGACAG GATCTTTGTGGAGCTCACTCATGTGACACTCTGGGAATGGCAGATGTGGGCACCGTGTGCGATCCTGATCGAAGTTGCTCCATTATTGAAGATGATGGTCTGCAGGCAGCCTTCACAGTAGCACATGAGCTTG GTCATGTGTTCAACATGCCCCATGATGATGCCAAGCAGTGTGCCAGCATTAATGGCGACCACTGGAGTTCCCACATGATGGCCTCAACCTTGTCAAATCTGGACCAGCTGCAGCCCTGGTCTCCTTGCAGTGCTCTGATGGTCACGTCCTTCCTGGACAATGGCCATGGGCAGTGTCTTCTAGACAAGCCCCAGAGGTCTCAGCAGTTACCCCAGGCTCTGCCAGGTACTGTGTATGATGCTGACAGACAGTGCCGCCTCACATTTGGGGAGGAGTCGCAGCACTGTCCTGACCTGAGCACCACCTGCGCTGCCCTTTGGTGCACCGTCACAACTGCAAATGGCTTGCTGGTCTGCCAAACCAAGAACTTTCCATGGGCCGATGGGACACCTTGTGGGTCTTCCAGCTATTGTATGGCAGGCCAGTGTTTGAGTAAGATTGAGGCAGCCAAGTATCAG ACTCCAGTAAATGGTGGATGGGGAACCTGGGGTCCTTGGGGAGAATGCTCACGTACCTGTGGAGGAGGTGTACAATACTCTTTCAGGGACTGTGACAATCCCCTACCCAAAAACGGAGGCAAATATTGCGAGGGCAAGAGAATTCAGTACCGCTCCTGCAACACCAAGATCTGCCCTGATAGCAATG GTTTGACATTCCGTGAGGAACAGTGTTTGGCCCACAATGACATCTCCTCTCAGTTGTCATTTGGCTCAATTGAAGCTGTTGAGTGGGTGCCGAAGTATGCAGGAGTATCTCCTAAGGACCGCTGCAAGTTGGTGTGCCGAGCAAAGGGAACAGGCTATTTCTTCGTTCTGAAGCCAAAG GTGGCTGATGGAACACCATGTACCCCAGACTCCACTTCCGTCTGCGTCCAAGGTCAGTGTGTGAAGGCTGGTTGTGACCGAGTCATTGGCTCCAACAAACGTTTTGACAAGTGTGGCATCTGTGGAGGAGATGGATCTACTTGCAAGAAAGTATCTGGGTCAGTGGAACGTGCTAG ACCGGGCTATCAGGATGTAGTTACAATTCCAGCTGGTGCCACACACCTTGATGTCAAGCAGCGCTCTATTGGAGGCCGTCGCAACGACAATAGCTACCTAGCAGTTCGCAGACAAGATGGCACATACCTACTGAATGGCGACTACAAGCTTACCACTTTAGAGACTGACATCTCTCTACGTGGCGCACTCCTCCGATACAGTGGTTCCTCTGCCACCCTGGAGCGCCTGCGAAGCTTTGCTCCTTTACCTGAGCCTCTTACCATTCAAGTGTTGACAGTTGGTGAGTACCCTCGGCCACGAGTAAAATACAGCTACTTTGCTCCACGCCCTGCCTCTGGTCCCAGCGGGTCGAACCGGCCATCCATTAATGCTATCAGGGAAGCAGGAGATGCCGAATGGACCCTCCGTGAGTGGGGACCCTGCTCGCAGACCTGCGGCGGTGGTGTCCAGAAGCGAGATGTCCTCTGCCTTGATGCTCATGGCCGTCAATCAAAAGACTGTCCAGGAGAGCTGCGCCCTGCATCCTCACAACCCTGTGCTGTGCAGGCTTGCCCATCCTGGCTGCTGGGTGAGTGGTCAGCTTGTTCCAAAGCATGTGGCAGAGGTTTCCGCAAGCGTCCACTGCGCTGCATAGGACATGATAGCCGCACTTTGCCTCACGAGAGCTGCAATGCAAAAGATCGACCACGACCTCTTCTGGACTTGTGCAACCAGACTCCTTGTTGA
- the LOC127443766 gene encoding cysteine and tyrosine-rich protein 1-like isoform X2 has translation MENPRTASSQKSWKFFRDSLIICLFAGRGDAQCHGCLEYCCDGVPSFCCSYYTYLGDVLSGTAISGIVFGVVFLMGAVVAIFLCISMCVKNGRGVRVGMFSTPYINTVTQGYPGPPPPYSYDYEMYPSDLRPPPYTPTPPRAASYSPPPPYPG, from the exons ATGGAAAATCCGAGGACAGCGAGTTCACAGAAGAGCTGGAAGTTCTTCAGGGACTCGCTGATTATTTGCTTATTCGCag GACGCGGAGACGCTCAGTGTCATGGATGTCTTGAGTACTGCTGTGATGGAGTGCCGTCTTTCTGCTGCTCATACTACACTTACTTGGGAGATGTGCTCTC AGGAACGGCGATTTCAGGGATCGTGTTTGGCGTCGTGTTTCTGATGGGCGCAGTGGTGGCCATCTTTCTGTGTATCAGTATGTGCGTGAAGAATGGGCGAGGGGTGAGGGTGGGCATGTTCAGCACCCCATACATTAATACAGTCACTCAGGGTTACCCAG GCCCTCCACCTCCATACAGCTATGATTATGAGATGTACCCGTCTGATCTTCGGCCGCCTCCTTACACGCCGACTCCACCCCGAGCGGCAAGCTACTCCCCACCTCCACCGTATCCAGGGTAA
- the LOC127443766 gene encoding cysteine and tyrosine-rich protein 1-like isoform X1, with amino-acid sequence MDIITISQKSKSAGFKVFWMVSLIMYPIGRGDAQCHGCLEYCCDGVPSFCCSYYTYLGDVLSGTAISGIVFGVVFLMGAVVAIFLCISMCVKNGRGVRVGMFSTPYINTVTQGYPGPPPPYSYDYEMYPSDLRPPPYTPTPPRAASYSPPPPYPG; translated from the exons atggatatcataacgatatctcagaagtcaaagtctgcaggtttcaaagtgttttggatggtttccctcatcatgtaccCTATAG GACGCGGAGACGCTCAGTGTCATGGATGTCTTGAGTACTGCTGTGATGGAGTGCCGTCTTTCTGCTGCTCATACTACACTTACTTGGGAGATGTGCTCTC AGGAACGGCGATTTCAGGGATCGTGTTTGGCGTCGTGTTTCTGATGGGCGCAGTGGTGGCCATCTTTCTGTGTATCAGTATGTGCGTGAAGAATGGGCGAGGGGTGAGGGTGGGCATGTTCAGCACCCCATACATTAATACAGTCACTCAGGGTTACCCAG GCCCTCCACCTCCATACAGCTATGATTATGAGATGTACCCGTCTGATCTTCGGCCGCCTCCTTACACGCCGACTCCACCCCGAGCGGCAAGCTACTCCCCACCTCCACCGTATCCAGGGTAA